The sequence CCTACTCGCTAATGTCGCCCGCCGCTTTCCTAAAGCGGCCGCCCAGACTGGCGTTCGAATTTTGCACAAATAAAAATTGGAGTCATGATGGAACTTCGAAACAAAAAGATTTCTTTAGACGATTTTATGTCCGAACGCTTTCAAGTGTTGAAAACTTGGCACACCGGCAAAGATGTTGAAAATTTTGAAGATGGGGTGAAATATCAGCAAACCATTCCTGAGTCGAAAAACTTTGCCAGAGCCTTGTTTGAAGCTGACCGCAAAGGCATCACGCTGAGTCAACCTCGTGCAGGGGTGGCGTTAATCGAAGAACACATTGAGCTACTGAAAACACTGCAAAAAGATTGTGACCTGTTGCCGACGACGATTGATGCTTATACCCGCCTCAATCGCTATGAAGAAGCGGCGGTTGGTATCCAAAAATCCATGGAAGCGGGCACCTCCAAACTCAACGGATTACCGGTAGTCAATCATGGTGTAAAAGCGTGTCGCCGCATCACCGAATCTTTATCTAAGCCACTCCAAATTCGTCATGGCACTCCAGATGCGCGCCTGCTGGCTGAAATCGCCATGGCCAGCGGGTTTACCAGCTACGAAGGTGGCGGCATCTCTTACAACATCCCTTATGCAAAACGCGTGACACTGGAGAAATCCATTCGTGACTGGCAGTACTGCGACCGTTTGATAGGGGTCTATGAAGAGCACGGTATTCGTATTAATCGCGAGCCATTTGGCCCATTGACCGGCACCCTAATCCCACCATTTGTTTCTCATGCAGTCGCCATCATTGAAGGTTTACTGGCACTGGAGCAAGGGGTGAAATCCATCACTGTTGGTTATGGTCAGGTGGGGAACATTGTGCAAGATATTGCTGCAATTCAATCCTTACGCGAGCTGGCAAATGAGTATTTCCGTGCCAATGGCTACGAAAATTACGAACTCAGCACCGTGTTCCATCAATGGATGGGGGGGTTCCCGGAAGATGAATCTCGCGCCTTTGCTGTTATCTCTTGGGGATCAGCGGTCGCCGGGATGGCCGGTGCCACCAAGGTAATTACCAAAAGTCCACATGAAGCCTACGGCATCCCTACCGCCGAGGCGAATGGTCAAGGGCTAAGAGCCTCAAACCAGATGTTAAACATGGTCCGCGACCAAAAATTCCCGCCTTGTGCAGAAGTCGATCGCGAAGTTGCACTGATTAAACGCGAAGTTCGCGCTGTCATGGATAAAGTGCTGGAACTGGGCCAAGGCGATATTGCGATAGGAACGGTGCGTGCCTTTGAAGCTGGCGTGCTTGATGTGCCTTTTGCGCCAGCCACCTGCAACTCCGGCAAAATGTTGCCAATCCGTGATAACCACGGCGCCATTCGTGTGTTCGACCCAGGTTCCGTCCCTCTGCCTAAAGATGTGCTGACACTTCACCATGATTTTGTCGCTGAACGGGCAAAAGAAGAGGGCCGAACGCCGTCATTCCAAATGATTATTGACGATATTAACGCCGTATCCCACAGCAAATTAATAGGAAGACCATAATGAAAATCAAACACGCGCTGTTCACCGCAGGTAATTCATCTTTCTACTTCGATGACCAGCAGGCAATCAAAAATGGCGCAAAATTGGATGGATTTATCTATCAAGGTAAACCTGTAACTGAGGGGTTTAGCGCTATTCGTCAGGCGGGTGAATGCGTCAACATCCAATTAATCTTAGAAAATGGTGCTGTTGCTGTGGGCGACTGTGCCGCCGTGCAATACTCCGGTGCCGGTGGTCGAGATCCTTTGTTTATCGCCGCAAATTTCGTGCCTTTTCTGGAAAAACATATCAAACCGCTGCTGGAAGGGCGCGATATCAGTGAGTTTCGCCTAAATGCCAGCTTCTTTGATGAAGTAACAATCAATGGCAAACCGCTGCATACGGCAATCCGTTATGGTCTTTCTCAAGCATTGCTGGATGCAACTGCGTTAGCGACAGGCCGCTTAAAAGCTGAAGTGGTGTGTGATGAGTGGCATCTGCCGCTGGTTGCCAAGCCGATCCCCCTATTTGGGCAAAGTGGTGACGACCGCTACATCGCGGTAGATAAAATGATTCTGAAAGGCGTGGATGTTCTGCCACATGGCCTTATCAATAATGTTGATGAAAAGCTGGGCCGCAATGGCGAAAAACTGCGTGAATATGTGAGTTGGTTAGCCAAGCGAATCAGTGAGTTGCGCGTCGATCCTAACTACAAACCAGATTTACATATTGACGTCTACGGCACTATTGGTCTGATTTTCGACATGGACCCAATATTGTGCGCAGAGTATATCGCCAGTTTGCAAGAACAGGCCGGTGACCTGAATTTATATATCGAAGGGCCGGTGGATGCAGGCAATAAACCAGACCAAATCCGCTTATTAACTGAAATCACTCGCCACCTGAAAAAGCTGGGTTCTCACGTCAAAATCGTGGCCGATGAATGGTGTAATACCTACCAAGACATCATTGATTTTACTGATGCGGGTAGCTGCCACATGGTGCAGATCAAAACCCCTGATCTGGGCAGTATTCATAACATCGTTGATGCTGTTTTGTACTGTAATAAAAAAGGTATGGAAGCATATCAAGGCGGGACTTGTAACGAAACTGATATCAGTGCCCGCACCTGCGTACATGTTGCTATCGCCTCCCGCCCAATGCGCATGCTGATCAAACCGGGTATGGGTTTTGATGAAGGGATGAACATTGTGTTTAACGAGATGACTCGTACCATCGCGCAACTGAATACAAAGGCTAACTGATATGTCTAAAACTTTTAAAATTCTGTCGCCAACAGCCATTCTGGGGTATGGATTTCCAGAAGAAAGCTTTATGAAGGCGATGGAGGAATCACCTGATTTAATCGCCGTGGACGCGGGTTCTTCCGATCCCGGCCCCCACTATTTGGGTTCAGGAAAGCCATTTACCGATCGGGCGGGGGTAAAACGGGATCTGCGTTACATGATAACCGCGGGTGTGAAGAATGGTATTCCCGTGGTTATTGGCACCGCTGGTGGTTCAGGGGCGGCACCACATCTGGAATGGTGTCGCCAGATAATCTTAGAGATTGCCAAAGAGGAATCTCTTAACTTTACCCTGGCGGTGATTCCCGCTGATGTGAGCAAAGAAGTGGTTCACGCGGCCCTTGATGCAGGTAAAATTCAGGCCCTGGATTTTGTTCCTGAGCTAACCCATGAAACCATTGACGCCACAACTTATATTGTTGCACAGATGGGTATTGAGCCCTTTCAGGAGGCGTTACAAGCAGGCGCACAAGTGGTGTTAGGCGGCCGCGCATATGACCCGGCATGCTTTGCCGCGTTACCTATCATGATGGGGTTCGACGAAGGTTTGGCATTACATTGCGGCAAGATTCTGGAATGCGCCGCCATTGCAGCAACGCCAGGCTCAGGTTCTGATTGTGCAATGGGTATTTTGGATGAAACTGGTTTTACACTGAAAACCTTCAACAAGAAGCGGCAGTTCACTGAAACCTCTGCTGCCGCACATACATTGTATGAAAAATCAGACCCTTACTTTTTACCCGGCCCCGGTGGAGCATTGAATCTGAGAGCATGCAGCTTTAAAGATGTGGGTAATGGTCAGGTTCGTGTCAGCGGCTCGGTGCATGAGCACACTCCCTACACGGTGAAACTGGAAGGGGCTCGCCCGGTGGGTTATCGCACACTGAGTATTGCCGGGACCCGCGACTCTATTATGATCGCCGACATCGATAACATTTTGCTCGAAGTGCGGAAAAGTGTGGAAAAAAACCTGAGTATCGAGCCGGACTCAGTAAAGCTCAATTTTCATCTCTATGGCAAAAATGGCGTAATGGGGAAAATGGAGCCGGAACCGGATACCACATCTTACGAATTGGGTATTTTGCTTGATGTCGTGGCACCTTCTCAAGCAACGGCCGACAGTATTTGCTCACTGGCCCGTTCTACCCTGCTTCATTATGGTTATGCTGGCCGCATTGCAACGGCAGGTAATTTAGCTTTCCCATTCTCTCCATCAGATATTAGGGCTGGTCTGGTTTATGAATTCTCCATTTATCACTTAATGGAATATACGCCAGAAGTTGCCTTTAAGTTCCGTCTGGAAAATGTAACAACTGAAGGAGTGATGGCATGAAAATATCAATTTTAGATTTAGCTCATGTCGTCAGGTCAAAAAATGCTGGGCCATATGAGTTAGTTCTGGATATTTTATTTAAGGACAAAAAAATATATTCATCCATTAAAGAATCCGGCCAATTTAAAAAGGAGTTAATAGCCAAACTTTATAAAATTGAACCTGATCTTGTTCATCGTATTGTTTGGTTTGACCCGGCAAACGCCGTCAAAATAGTGATGCCGCGTAGCCTCGTGTCTGGTGCAGTGGGCGACACGGATGTCTATGGTGCTCAACAACATGCGCCATTACTGACACTTGAGTTCAATATTTAGTTTTACATTATTTGTATTAGTAAACACATAAATATCCAAGTCATTCGGTGCATTGTGCTGCGCTATGTGCTTCGCCCTGCACCGCTTTCATCAATATAGCGATAAATACAACATCAGTAACATTATTAAATGACTTTAGAAAAACAATACCACCCTACTTATAAATGGAATCATTATGAAATCAAAAAATTTGACCACAATGATCATATTGGGTCTGATAATAGGTATTATTGTCGGGTTTTTAATAAATTCCTTTAGCAGCCCTGATTTTGCAAAGTCGTACGCATCTGAAATATCTATTTTTACCGACATATTCCTCCGTTTGATCAAAATGATCATTGCTCCGTTAATCATCTCAACATTAGTGGTTGGGATTGCAAAAATGGGTGATGCCAAAACATTAGGCCGCGTTTTCTCAAAAACGTTGTTCCTATTTATTTGCGCAGCATTCATTTCCATTCTGCTCGGTTTAGTGGTGGTTAACCTATTAAGACCGGGTGATGGCATTAATTTCGTAGCCGCCACAGCCAACGCCGTTGACGGTATTGAACCTGTTCCATTCTCCGCTAAAGTCTTTATCTCGCATGCTATTCCAACCAGCATTGTTGATGCAATGGCACGCAATGAAATCCTGCAAATTGTCGTATTCTCCATCTTCATGGGGATTAGCCTTTCCGCCATCGGCGAAAAAGCACAACCTATTGTTTCCGTATTAGATTCACTAGCACATCTAATGTTGAAACTCACAGGCTATGTCATGCTATTTGCTCCGTTAACTGTATTCGCTGCCATATCCGCAATGATTTCTGAACGGGGATTAGGTGTCTTGGTCAGTGCCGGTATCTTTATGGGCGAGTTCTATCTGACACTCGGCCTGTTGTGGCTTATTTTGATTGGCTGCTCAATTCTTTTGATTGGTCGTTGTACTCTTCGATTAATAAAAGGTATCAGCGAACCTGCATTGTTAGCATTTACCACCTCAAGTTCTGAAGCCGCCTTTCCCGGCACATTAGAAAAGCTGGAAGAGTTTGGGGTTTCTAACAAAATTGCCAGTTTTGTTCTGCCTATCGGCTATTCCTTCAACCTGGTTGGTTCAATGGCATATTGCTCATTTGCCGTCATATTTATTGCTCAGGCATGTAATATTCATCTGAGCATGGGCGAGCAAGTCACCATGTTGTTAATTCTGATGCTGACCTCTAAAGGCATGGCAGGTGTACCGCGCGCTTCATTGGTGGTCATCGCCGCTACCTTAAGCCAATTTAATATCCCGGAAGCTGGCTTAATCCTATTAATGGGCGTTGATCCCTTCCTCGATATGGGCCGTTCAGCCACGAATGTGATGAGTAATGCGATTGGCGCAGCACTCGTTGGCCGCTGGGAAGGTGAACATTACGGTGAAGGTTGCCGTGGTAGGGCGAAAATCTGTACCGAAACTGCGGTAGTTCAAGAAACCATTGCCGTGCAAGAGAGTTTCGCTCTTGAGGTACAAGCTAAATAACGCCATCGATGTATTTACATCACATCAGGGAAATAAAAACCCCAAGCTTATATAAGCTTGGGGTAGATGACTGACTCGCCGCACTCATTTTTATACTGTGGATAAAATACATATCTGAGTGACAACCGCTGTTACCCCTCCTTGGCCGCCAATGCCTGCGCACAGGCCCAGGCTGAGCTCCAGGCCCATTGGAAGTTATAGCCCCCTAACCAGCCAGTAACATCAACAACCTCGCCAATGAAGTACAACCCAGGCACCTTATGGGCCTCCATTGTCTTAGAGGAGAGTTCTTGAGTATCTACGCCGCCAATAGTGACTTCAGCAGTACGGTAACCTTCCGTTCCATTCGGTTGCACACGCCATTCTTGCAGATTTGCTATCAAGGCGGCCTGATGCGCAGTATTTAACTGCTTCAAGGTGACATCCGGCAGTTGTTCCAACGTCTGGAGACATTCCACTAGCCGCTTAGGTAACCGCTGCGCCAAGGTGTTTTTCAATGTCTGATTGGGATGCGCTTGCCGCTCGGTATTGAGGAATGCGGCTAAATCTGTGTCAGGAAGTAAGTTAATGCTCACATACTCGCCAGGCTGCCAGTAGCTTGAAAGCTGCAAAATAGCTGGACCAGAAAGACCGCGGTGAGTAAATAAAATACTCTCACGGAAACTGACACCATTCTCGGCCGTCACTACCGCCGGAACTGAAACACCGGAGAGTGTTTGCAGGTGCTCTAACAAAGGTTTATGCAGGGTGAAAGGGACCAATGCTGCGCGGGTCGGCAATACTTTTAGACCAAACTGTTCTGCCAGCTTATAACCAAATGGAGACGCACCAAGCCCCGGCATAGATAGGCCGCCAGAAGCTACAACCAGTGAGTGAGCGCTTACTTTTTCATCATTAATCTGCAATAAAAAACCAGTCTCACTTTTTTCAACCGACTGAACCTCGCTACGCAGCCGAATGGTCACTTGCCCCAATTCGCACTCTTTCAGCAAAAGCGCCACCACTTGTTGGGCGGAATCATCGCAAAACAATTGCCCTAATGTTTTCTCATGCCAGGCGATGTTGTAGCGATTCATTAGATCAATGAAATCCCATTGCGTATAACGCGCCAAAGCAGATTTACAGAAATGAGGGTTTTGAGAGAGATAGGCAGCGGGTTCGACAAACATATTGGTGAAATTACAGCGGCCACCACCAGACATCAGTATCTTACGCCCTGCTTTTTTACCATTATCAATCAAGAGTACCCGACGCCCTGCTTGCCCGGCCTGAGCTGCACAAAATAGGCCCGCAGCACCTGCGCCTATCACTACCACATCAAACTGTTCCACACTGGGCCTCACTGAGTAAAATCATCATCACTGCAAAATTGTCCACTTTCTCGCCGTCTCGCATATTATTTGTTCATTCAACTGACAAATTCGCGGCGGGTGATTGTAAGTCGCCCACAGTCAGGATGCTATAGTAAGAAAATGTCTCAGACGGTAAAACTAAGTAACCCGCTGATATAACATGCATATATTGCTCGAAAAGACGAATTCGTCTGCGGTCATGTCAAAAAAAGGTCATATTTTCCTTTTCCCCACCCCCCATTGTCACTGATAATGCGCCGCGTTCATGTCCACAAACTGGCGTAACGCTTATGCTGCATCTTTTCGCTGGCCTGGATTTCCATACCGGCCTAATGTTAGTTCTTGCTTTGTTGTTTGTGCTGTTTTATGAAGCCATCAATGGTTTTCATGACACAGCCAATGCGGTTGCGACCGTAATTTATACCCGCGCCATGCGTTCACAGGTGGCTGTCGTGATGGCAGGGGTGTTTAACTTCCTCGGCGTGATGCTGGGCGGATTGAGCGTGGCTTATGCCATCGTTCACTTATTGCCTACTGATCTGCTGTTGAATGTCAGTTCGGCACATGGGTTGGCGATGGTCTTCTCTATGCTGCTGGCTGCGATCATCTGGAATTTGGGCACGTGGTATTTCGGTATCCCAGCCTCCAGTTCGCATACGCTGATTGGTGCAATCATCGGTATTGGTTTAACCAATGCATTAATGACCAGTACATCTGTTGTCGATGCGCTGAACGTTCCTAAGATGATTCAAATCTTCCTGTCATTAATCTTATCCCCAATTGTGGGTCTGGTTATTGCCGGTTTGATGGTGTTCCTGCTACGTCGTTACTGGAACGGGACCAAAAAGCAGCAACGTATTCATCTGACACCCGCTGAACGTGAAAAGAAAGACGGTAAACGTAAACCGCCATTCTGGACCCGTACTGCACTGATTATATCGGCTATTGGCGTGAGTTTTTCTCATGGTGCTAACGATGGTCAGAAAGGGATTGGCTTGATCATGCTGGTATTAATCGGCGTGGCTCCGGCTGGGTTTGTCGTGAATATGAATGCAACAGGCTATGATATTGCCCGCACCCGCGATGCAGTGACTCATCTGCAACAATATTATCAGCAGCATGTTGAAGTCTTACCTCATGCTGTCGCGCTCAAGCCACTGGTGCCGACACCAGATACATTGCCGAATACACCAACCCAGTTCCACTGTGATAGCTCACGCGCCATGATAGCGATTGATCATGCTCAAACGCTGTTAGCAAATCTGCAAAGCTATGACGACCTGACGGTCGACCAACGTAGCCATATGCGTCGCTTGCTGATGTGTGTTGCAGAAACTGCTGGAACAGTTGCCAAACTGCCAGAAACCAGTGCTGAAGACCGCCGTTTCCTCAATAATCTGCGTACAGATTTGCTAGAAACTGTGGAATATGCACCAACCTGGATTATCGTTGCCGTCGCTCTAGCCCTGTCTTTGGGTACTATGATTGGCTGGAAACGAGTAGCAGTGACTATCGGTGAGAAAATCGGTAAGAAAGGCATGACCTATGCACAAGGGGTTTCTGCCCAAATGACGGCCGCAGTGTCTATTGGTATCGCCAGTTATACCGGTATGCCAGTATCGACAACTCAAGTGCTCTCTTCAGCTGTTGCCGGCACCATGTTGGTCGATGGCGGTGGTGTGCAGAGTAAGACGGTGAAGAACATTATGTTGGCGTGGGTCTTAACCTTGCCAATCTCAATTCTTCTTTCCGGCGGGTTGTACTGGATCGCGTTGAAATTTATCTAAATCCAGCGAATGTATTACTGTCACAGGGCGCGTTGAGTGTAACTGTGATGATATAGAACGGTGATAGCACCGGGCTATGCCCTAAATAAAAGGCGACCTTATTGGGTCGCCTTTTTACATGTTTTTATGCCAGAAGTTCATACTAATACCACAACATTAATCCCACCAAACTGACCACGACCAAGCCACATAATGCGCTGGTCAGAATAAATTGCCCACGTAGCCTCTCACAACGGCGAATAAACTCTGGATCATGATGATCAAGATAACGTTGAGCAAAGATATAACCGACTAATCTAATCTGCTTGCTCGGCTGACCGTGGGAGGTAAAAAATCCACCGCCATCAACATACTGATACAGCAACGGGTCGCAACCACGTAATACCACCAATAAAGCACGCAGTGATGAATAATAACGTGCCATATTAATCACACATACCACACACAGAGCCCAAAAAAGCGCGACGGTACTGATCATAATCATCCTCCCAGCGATATCACACGCATGAGGTCAGTTTCCTCTGAACCCTTGCGCCATCGCTCACTCTAGCCGATATAAACACCCCCAGGGCCTCAAAAGCCACCCCCTATCGTTCGCTTTCTGATTGTGGCTCGACGCGTTTTTCACTCGACACACACTCCGAACGTGTAGGACTCCCTTTATGAGTGTAGGAAATGAAATGAAAAATAGCCTGATAATCTCTAAATTAAGCCAAATTCGGCGTTTGTTAACTATCGATTTGTATTAACTGATAACGAACTTTACTCACAAGAAAATACTTTTCTCCCTTACTCATAGTGGCTAAATATTAATCTTTCTTAACTGAATGATATAAATCAGACGATCATTTTTTTGGGATTATATTTGCATCACAAATATGGAATTACGCCCTTCATGATGCTTGAATAGCGCTATACTTAGGATAATGATCTGCTTTAAATTCAATCAATGCGGCACGACATTAGGGCGATGCGCGGTAGAATTTGGTCAGTTTTTAGTGTAAAAGACAGACGCTGATTTTAGTGATCATCATCAAAACAGTGTGTTGTGATCCGTGAAACACTTCAGTTAGGGGTCATAATGGTACTATGTAGATATCGCGTCAGCACCCGTTCAACAGATTGAATGTTTGCTTACCCATTAATTAACATTATGGAAGGAGTTTACTTATGGCTTACAAACACATTCTAATTGCGGTTGACCTATCCCCGGAAAGTAAGGTGTTAGTGGAAAAAGCGGTCTCCATGGCCCGGCCGTACAATGCCAAAGTTTCCTTGATCCATGTTGATGTTAACTATTCCGATCTCTATACCGGACTGATCGACGTGAATCTGGGCGATATGCAAAAACGTATTTCTGAAGAAACACACAATGCTTTGACCGAACTTTCACAAAATGCTGGCTACCCCATTGAACAAACCCTGAGTGGCAGTGGTGATTTGGGTCAGGTATTGGTCGATGCCATTAAGAAATACGATATGGACTTGGTATTATGCGGCCATCATCAGGATTTCTGGAGCAAGCTGATGTCTTCAGCACGCCAGCTTATCAATACCGTTCATGTCGATATGCTCATCGTGCCACTGCGCGATGATGAAAATGGTGAAGACGATTAAGCTGCTTAAGTCACATTAGCACAGCATCATCACCTCTGACGTCCGCCCTTAGCGGGCGTTTTTTTATGCTAAATCCCGCACCCGCCCTATATTTCCACACATTAATAACCCTGCTAAGTTTTTGTTAAAATCCCTTGCGGCATGAATATAAACCAGTGATATAGTCGGTGATGCACAACATCGTCTCCTCACTATTTTGGATAATAATAATAGGCCGCAAAAAATCTGTTAGGAGAGTCTTAATTGGTACAAGGAATTATTAGTGATGAATGGTTTAAACTCTCTGGAGTCATTTTTAGAATCTTTACAACAACGTGATGCCAACCAACCAGAATATCTCCAAGCGGTACGTGAAGTTTTCACGTCACTTTGGCCCTTTCTGGAGCAAAACCCACATTACCGTGAACAAAGCCTACTGGAACGTTTAGTCGAACCAGAGCGCGTCATCCAATTCCGCGTTGCCTGGACGGATGACCAAGGTAAGGTTCAAGTCAATCGCGCATGGCGCGTTCAGTTTAACTCAGCAATTGGCCCTTATAAGGGCGGCATGCGCTTTCATCCATCAGTCAACTTATCCATTCTTAAGTTCCTGGGTTTTGAACAGACCTTTAAAAATGCCCTGACAACACTGCCAATGGGCGGCGGTAAAGGCGGTTCTGATTTTAATCCAAAAGGGAAAAGTCAGGCGGAAGTTATGCGTTTTTGCCAGGCACTGATGACTGAGCTTTACCGCCATCTTGGCCCGGATACTGATGTTCCTGCGGGTGATATTGGTGTTGGCGGCCGTGAAGTAGCCTTTATGTCCGGCATGATGAAAAAATTGTCCAATAACACCGCCTGTGTTTTCACCGGTAAAGGGCTTTCCTTTGGCGGCAGTCTGATTCGTCCAGAAGCCACCGGTTACGGTTTAGTGTATTTCACTGATGCTATGCTAAAACGCCACGGCTTAGGTTTTGAAGGAAGAAAAGTCTCAGTTTCCGGTGCCGGTAACGTAGCTCAGTACACTATCGAAAAAGCCATGGAGTTGGGTGCCAGAGTCATTACGGCCTCAGACTCAGGCGGCACGGTGGTTGATGAAGCCGGTTTCACGCCGGAAAAACTGGCCCACCTGGCAGAGATTAAAAACAAGCGTTATGGCCGCATCGAAGATTATGCTCGCGAACGCAATCTGGTTTATCTGGCCGACCAGCAACCGTGGAATGTACCGGTTGATATCGCCCTGCCTTGTGCAACACAGAATGAGTTGGATTTACCTGCCGCTCGTCAGCTGATTGCCAATGGGGTTAAAGCTGTTGCCGAAGGCGCTAATATGCCGACGACCATTCAGGCAACTGATGCATTCTTGGATGCCGGCGTCCTGTTTGCACCGGGTAAAGCGGCCAATGCCGGTGGCGTAGCGACCTCAGGTCTGGAAATGGCACAAAATGCTGCGCGCCTGAGCTGGAAGTCAGAGAAAGTTGATGTTCGTTTGCACCACATTATGCTGGATATTCACCAATCCTGTGTTGAATATGGTGGCGAAGGTAAGCAAACCCACTATGTCCATGGCGCTAATATTGCCGCCTTTGTCAAAGTGGCAGATGCAATGCTGGCCCAAGGTGTGTTGTAAATAATAAGACTCCCATATTCCTTGAGATAAATTCTATAAGGATATGGGATGTTTTTATCTGATTGATTCAATAATAATATAAGACTCAAAAGTTTTCATTATTTTAAGAATACACTTATTTAAATCTATAAATACATCAGTAGTATCTCCCCCTCACATCAATAGAACCAAAAGTATATTTTAAAAAATGATTAAGGGATTAAATCACTATGAAAAATACCAAAGGGATTAATAACATAGATAACGGTAATAATTCAGGCGTCACTGATATAACAAAAATAATCACTAAAGAAAAGTGGAAGAGTATAAATAACATAGCCACTTTGACATATTCTTTTAATCGAAGCATCCCGGAAGAATATCATTATTATAAATCAGATGATCACTCAAAGGTATTTTCTCTTAATAACTTTCAAGCTCGTCAGGCAAAACGCGCAATGCAAAGTATCTCTGATGTAGCCAATATCGAATTTATTGAGGCACAAGCAGAAGATGTTGCTAACGTCCCTATTATAAATGTATTCCTCAATCAGCCTATCGGCGGTTACGCCTATTATCCTAATGCAAGCAACTTCAGCCCGATCTGTATTAATTCCAGGCTAGACATCAATTTAACACCTTCCGCATCCAACTTTGGCGGCCACATTTTAACTCATGAGCTGCTCCATACTTTAGGTCTAAAACATACTCATAATCCCGTCGGCTTAACGAAACAGGAAAGCACTATGAGCTACTTATCAGAACACAGTTCTGGTGCAGATTTTGATGGTCACTATGCCACATCACCGCAACTATATGATATTGCTGCACTTCAACATCACTATGGCGTCAATCTGAACACGCGAACCGGGGATACCACTTATGGTTTCAATTCCAATACCTACCGCGCGTATCTGACGGCGACCCGATTCAATGACACTTTAATCTTCTGCGCATGGGATGCGGGTGGCACTGATACATTTGATTTCTCCGGTTATGCGCAGGATCAAATCATCAATCTGAATGCTGGCCATTTCTCTCATGTCGGGGGGCTAAAAGGCAATGTTTCTATTGCTTTTGGGGTCACAATTGAAAACGCCATCGGGGGAAGTGGTGATGATAAAATCATCGGTAATAATGCGGATAACATTCTGGTAGGCGGCTTGGGTGCCGATCAAATATGGGGAGAGAATGGCAGTAATATATTTCGCTATCATAAGACGACAGACTCCGAAACCACCTCTGCTGATACTCTACATGACTTTAATTCTGATAAGGATAAACTTGATTTATCGCCTATTATATATGGCAAAAATGATATTTATCTGGTCGACAGGTTCAGTTTTAGTGGTCAAACAGAAATAATAGAAAAATACGATAAAATAAAAAATATGACTTATTTGATGATTGACTTTGATAATAATATTTATGAGACAGATATGATGATAAAAATTGCCGGTAAGCAACAACTCACATTAAATAATTTCATTACCAGCCCGCAACAAATAGCATAGTGTCATATCGTTACAATC comes from Yersinia canariae and encodes:
- a CDS encoding NAD(P)/FAD-dependent oxidoreductase; this translates as MEQFDVVVIGAGAAGLFCAAQAGQAGRRVLLIDNGKKAGRKILMSGGGRCNFTNMFVEPAAYLSQNPHFCKSALARYTQWDFIDLMNRYNIAWHEKTLGQLFCDDSAQQVVALLLKECELGQVTIRLRSEVQSVEKSETGFLLQINDEKVSAHSLVVASGGLSMPGLGASPFGYKLAEQFGLKVLPTRAALVPFTLHKPLLEHLQTLSGVSVPAVVTAENGVSFRESILFTHRGLSGPAILQLSSYWQPGEYVSINLLPDTDLAAFLNTERQAHPNQTLKNTLAQRLPKRLVECLQTLEQLPDVTLKQLNTAHQAALIANLQEWRVQPNGTEGYRTAEVTIGGVDTQELSSKTMEAHKVPGLYFIGEVVDVTGWLGGYNFQWAWSSAWACAQALAAKEG
- the pitA gene encoding inorganic phosphate transporter PitA, which translates into the protein MLHLFAGLDFHTGLMLVLALLFVLFYEAINGFHDTANAVATVIYTRAMRSQVAVVMAGVFNFLGVMLGGLSVAYAIVHLLPTDLLLNVSSAHGLAMVFSMLLAAIIWNLGTWYFGIPASSSHTLIGAIIGIGLTNALMTSTSVVDALNVPKMIQIFLSLILSPIVGLVIAGLMVFLLRRYWNGTKKQQRIHLTPAEREKKDGKRKPPFWTRTALIISAIGVSFSHGANDGQKGIGLIMLVLIGVAPAGFVVNMNATGYDIARTRDAVTHLQQYYQQHVEVLPHAVALKPLVPTPDTLPNTPTQFHCDSSRAMIAIDHAQTLLANLQSYDDLTVDQRSHMRRLLMCVAETAGTVAKLPETSAEDRRFLNNLRTDLLETVEYAPTWIIVAVALALSLGTMIGWKRVAVTIGEKIGKKGMTYAQGVSAQMTAAVSIGIASYTGMPVSTTQVLSSAVAGTMLVDGGGVQSKTVKNIMLAWVLTLPISILLSGGLYWIALKFI
- the uspB gene encoding universal stress protein UspB, with protein sequence MISTVALFWALCVVCVINMARYYSSLRALLVVLRGCDPLLYQYVDGGGFFTSHGQPSKQIRLVGYIFAQRYLDHHDPEFIRRCERLRGQFILTSALCGLVVVSLVGLMLWY
- the uspA gene encoding universal stress protein UspA; translated protein: MAYKHILIAVDLSPESKVLVEKAVSMARPYNAKVSLIHVDVNYSDLYTGLIDVNLGDMQKRISEETHNALTELSQNAGYPIEQTLSGSGDLGQVLVDAIKKYDMDLVLCGHHQDFWSKLMSSARQLINTVHVDMLIVPLRDDENGEDD
- the gdhA gene encoding NADP-specific glutamate dehydrogenase — translated: MNGLNSLESFLESLQQRDANQPEYLQAVREVFTSLWPFLEQNPHYREQSLLERLVEPERVIQFRVAWTDDQGKVQVNRAWRVQFNSAIGPYKGGMRFHPSVNLSILKFLGFEQTFKNALTTLPMGGGKGGSDFNPKGKSQAEVMRFCQALMTELYRHLGPDTDVPAGDIGVGGREVAFMSGMMKKLSNNTACVFTGKGLSFGGSLIRPEATGYGLVYFTDAMLKRHGLGFEGRKVSVSGAGNVAQYTIEKAMELGARVITASDSGGTVVDEAGFTPEKLAHLAEIKNKRYGRIEDYARERNLVYLADQQPWNVPVDIALPCATQNELDLPAARQLIANGVKAVAEGANMPTTIQATDAFLDAGVLFAPGKAANAGGVATSGLEMAQNAARLSWKSEKVDVRLHHIMLDIHQSCVEYGGEGKQTHYVHGANIAAFVKVADAMLAQGVL